From Odontesthes bonariensis isolate fOdoBon6 chromosome 21, fOdoBon6.hap1, whole genome shotgun sequence, a single genomic window includes:
- the LOC142371040 gene encoding guanine nucleotide-binding protein G(I)/G(S)/G(O) subunit gamma-10 translates to MSNSSGASSSLAAAQKAVKQLRLEASVRRIKVSQAAAELKTYCFQNAHKDPLLTGVPSSDNPFRPPKSCVLL, encoded by the exons ATGTCAAACAGCAGCGGCGCCAGCAGCAGTCTGGCCGCTGCTCAGAAGGCGGTGAAACAGCTCCGCCTGGAAGCCAGCGTCCGCCGGATCAAG GTTTCTCAGGCTGCTGCAGAACTGAAGACCTACTGTTTCCAAAATGCTCACAAAGATCCTCTCCTGACTGGGGTACCCTCAAGTGATAACCCATTCAGGCCTCCTAAGTCATGTGTCCTTCTGTGA